The genomic region TCTTGTTCTTGTAGAACGGGGTCAGCCCTGAagtacaaaaaaataaaaaaaatccaaAAAAGCGGATCCTTCGGGCAGGGGAGGTGACGATcggttaataataatcgatctCTTGGTTGATTACGGGCTCGATGCTTGTTCGATGACCGGTTATCGCGAACAGCGGGGACGGGAGGAGTGTCGTGAAGCGTTCTAATATCTCATTAGGGCGAAGAGGACAGTGCGCGCGCAGACTCCCCCGCTTTTCTTCCCGACAATCGGCAAGCTCTATATATGACGTCACCGGACTAGGTCGCGGCACTCAGCTGACGGCTGCATTCAGAAGTCGAGGAACCGTGACTTACGATTACCACGAGTTCAGGTACGATCTCGCTGACTCTGCTCTTCCTTTCGACTTCCTGCTTCCCGCTTCCTTCTTCCGGTTCCCGTCTTCCGGCTTCCGACTTCCGATTTCCGGAAGACTCCCGCAAGAATCGTTTTTCTATCTCGCACAAATTTCATCGCCGAATTCTCCGGCAGCTTCCGCTCGAACTTTAGcaatctttctttcttctcgaaTAAGTCTGAGAATTTTTCGATCGGTTCAAACGGATTCGCGAGGATGGAAAGGGTTTGGTCAACGATCTCCTTCGCGTCGAGCAACGAATTCGTTATCACGGTTACGTGTTTCTTCCTTACGATCTTATTTTCCGACCTTGTTCATTTCTTTGACCCGTCTGTTTTTTATCCGCTCGATAGTGCCGCGAttgcataatattttcaagGGCACTTTCCAAAGATAAGTTTCAGAGAGGCCGGTTCGTTCTATTcacgaaattgttcgaaattcGGTGAACTATGTCCGGACAGGAGGGATCTCGTTCCCCATGGGACAAGTAATTTTCTGAAGTCCGATAAGTGCGCGTGATTCGTCGTTCAGAGTTCCCCCATGCCTCGAGATAAATCGCGTTTTATAGgaaaatatgtatatcgtaTATCGAACAGATACCGTGTCTCATTAGAAACGTACCGTCGATTGCTTAGCCTAGACGTTCGATCGATTTCTGTTCTCGTCACGATCGTTCCTCCAACGCGAATGCGTAATTGTTCTATGATCGTCGCGAATATAATGGCGATTCACCGGTCGCCGACAGATAGTGTGCATCGATGAAACGGTTTTGCAACCGGCGTTGTTGCAAATAGCCGGCTTCAATCGTATCTGTTTTGCGAGAGCGATAactaaagttaattataaccGAACTCTGACGTTTCGGCAGTGCCGATTTCACCTATTGGTCGATTTGTTACGAAACCGCGCATCTGCGTGGCGAAACCTGATCGAATATTCGCTCGACGCCGCCGCAAAAACAAAGTACGATCGAGGTGctaattgaaatttctctGGTTCAGTGATAATAGAATCATCCGGCATGGCGGAGTCGTTGGAACAGATGCCAAAATCGGAGACGATTAGGCTACGGGATCGGCACATCGGGTAAGTGTTCGGCTGATCGGCTCCCCTAATAAATAAAGCTGTTCCCGCGACGACAAGCACCAACGAAGGTTCACGATCTGTTCACAGGCAGGCTTGCAAACTGTTCTACAAGTCGAATCCCCTGAAGATCGTCCGTGCTGAGGGCCAGTACATGTACGACGAAAGGGGGAACCGCTACCTGGACTGCATCAACAATGTTGCACACGGTACGAACGCTGGTTTCATAAGATTCTCGGAGTACGGAACGACATCATCTGGAATTCGtttcaaaatgatttcataGCTCTTCGCACAGTCGCTTTTATACACACAGGATCTATGATAGATAATTGACCGTTCGAAAAGATTAATACCAACCAATTTGCAGTGGGCCACTGCCATCCAGCGGTGGTGCGAGCCGGCCAGGAGCAAATGGCTCTCGTCTCCACGAACAATCGCTTCCTCCACGACGATCTGGTGATTTGCGCTCGCCGTCTGACTTCCCTTCTTCCGGAGCCGCTGTCGGTTTGCTTCCTGGTGAACTCTGGCAGCGAGGCGAACGACCTCGCCCTCCGACTGGCGCAGACGCATACTGGAAACAAAGACATCATCACCCTCGATCAGTAAGTCTAAAGCAAACTCGATGATTGCACGCGCCAGCGCTGGGAAACGAGCAGCGGCGTTTACAATCTAGAATAGAACAGAATGGAGCATCTAGCACAACGGCGGCGCTGCTTTCGAAGCTCCGGGCTCCGTTTGCCGACGCAGTCTCCGTTACCGTTCCGTTTCCAAGCGGCGTCGCGTTCCACGACGATTAATGCAACAACGACGACAGTTCCGAGGCACACGAAACGGCGAAATTCAGGGAACTCTGACCGAGCATTCTTGCTACGCAGACGAGCCATGATAGAGTGGCGAGGGTCGCAAAGGGTCTCGAATAACCGGGTTCTCGCCGAAGCCAACCTTCACCGACGCATCCGACTAATCCTGTGGGTTTTCTTCTTGCCTGTTTGCAGCCACCGACAATGAGCTCGTCGCTGCTGAATCCGCCGAGAATCTGGATAAGGGAGGAACAGCGACCGCTCGAGACAACATAAAGCTATTGTCGTTTTAGGTGCGAAAGAAGAACGACAAGAAGCGATGGAACATCCTCGAGGACGAACCTCGAACAGTGCTCGATGCGAAGAGGGTGACCTCCTCCTTCTGGGGCATAGAAGGGAGGAGGTAGCTTCGATTCGTTTTTAGCTGCTCCGATTTGTTGGAAACGGCCGATCGAAGTCGGAGGTAATCGATCGTAGATAGAGAGAATGGAAAAATAACGATTTTCAGGGACGGAAGGAAGGAAGCCAACGTACGCAGCGGAGCATGATGTTGCGGACtctcgcgcgtcgcgtcgctgaGATTACGGAAAGGGGTGTTTCTCGTTCAACGTTGTTCTTTCTGGTTGCAGTGCTTATCACGGACATTTGACCTCGATGATCGATATCTCGCCGTACAAGTTCAACAAACCGAACGGACCCGGCAAGAAAGACTGGGTTCACGTGGTAAGCCTTCCTTTATTCTCCGAGAAAGGATTCGAAACCGCTGCGACACCCTCGAAATAGAATCCTCTCGTCCTCGctacgagaaatattttttccctCGAATCAATTCCGCCTAAATTTGTTGCAGGCGCCGTGCCCGGACGTTTACCGTGGGAAGTACCGCGAGACTGATTATCCCGGAGAGGATCTCGGTGTGAAGTATGCGAACGACGTCCGGGATATCTGTCAAAATTTGGAGTCTCAGGGGAAAGGTGTTTGCGCGTACATCGCCGAGAGCCTGATGTCCGTCGGAGGACAGATCCTACCTCCGCAGAATTATTTCAGGAACGTCTACAGGTAATCTAAACGCTTCGAAGAATCTCTGCTTCTGTCTATTTGATTTTGCGCTTTCTTCGTTTGAGAAATTTTCGTGCGGATATACTCTGGATTAATTGGTAAATGGAATTCGTACAGGCACGTTCGTGAACACGGCGGTGTCTGCATCGCGGACGAGGTACAAGTTGGATTCGGCAGAGTTGGAACTCACATGTGGGCGTTCCAAATGTACGGAGAAGATGTAGTGCCGGATATTGTTACCGTAGGCAAACCCATGGGCAACGGTCACCCCGTGGCAGCTGTGATTACCACCCCTGCTATCGCAGCGAGCTTCAGAGACACCGGGATCGAGTACTTCAACACGGTAATTGGTCGAAGATTCGTCTTGTTTAAGCGCGATGCTTGCAATCTCTCAAAGATGTACGGTGTAGATTGCGGCCGATAAATGAAACGTGATTTAACTACGGAGGATTTTCGGATAAAAAATCAATCGATCAAATCCGACTGACCCCAATGTTGTTTTCTTACAGTATGGCGGTAATCCAGTGTCCTGTGCGATCGCAAACGCCGTGATGGAGGTGCTGGAGCGGGAGAATTTGCAGGAGAATGCTTTGAAAGTCGGCAATTACCTGATGTCCGAGCTGAGGAAGATGGCGAAGCGGTGGACCATCATTGGGGACGTTCGAGGCGCAGGTCTCTTCGCGGGTATCGAGCTGGTCCGTGACAGGATCGCGAGGACGCCAGCTACGGAAGAGGCTAGGTACGTCGTCGCCAGGATGCGGGAGAACAAGATCTTGATCAGTAGCGACGGGCCCGACGACAACATCCTGAAGCTGAAGCCGCCGATGGTCTTCTCGATCGAGAACGTGAACCATCTGCTGAACGTCCTCGAAGAGGTCCTGCAGGAAGTCGACATCGAACTCCAACAGGTAACGTCTCGCCAAATCTCTTTGCAGTTACGTCATCCCTCTTTCGATAATTCTTTTTCGCGCGGATGCTGCGCCATCGCCGATTCTGGCAACCGATCTCGAAAAGTTTTCTGTAGGAAGAATCCGATATGTTAGCAATCCAATTCACATCAAGTCTATGAATTGTGTTAGCGAAAGGAGATTCTTTTGTACCTGTTCTTCTTTGCTCGGCCAAAGGTTAGACTCCATGGTAGACCGTCGGTCTGGAGGCCTGTGGAAGTCGAAGAACGACTGCATCTTCCACAGAGATCCATGCACTTCGTCATCGAGCTGCAACACGCAGGCGCAGGAAACAATGTTGCATTAGTTGCATCAGTGTCGAGGACATTGCATTAGTGGCAGTTTGCCGGATGTTTGCGTAACTCTTGTTGCCGCGCGGAAACGAGAAAGTAGAGTCACTGTTTTTCTGAATGAGCAGGGGCGCGGCTGACGCTGCACCGATCGTGATAGCAACGCGTCCGTCCTCCCGATAAGCACGTGCCGCGTCTGCATCCGGTGTCAGCCGGGAGCACGTGCTGCGGAGGTGTGCGCTACGAATTCAAACGCGGTTCGGTTGTTTCGAGATCGAGCCCAATTTTTTGCAAATCTTTGCGCCGTTCGATCGTTCGGCgcttatttttcgatttcttgTTTCTGCTAGCCAAACTTTTCAGCAAATAAAACGAtgcttttgtttatttaattgctaCGTTGATACAGAAATCGGAgcgacgattaattaattaattaaccgacGAACGTTTTCTTGTTGCAGAAATACGAGCCGGTGACGATCATAAAAGCTACGATCTCGCAAATGGACGTGGACACGGATAGCGGTAACCGCACGGCTGACAAACCTCTCCTCGTTCGTGCAAATTAACGGTGTACAGATGTACGTGTACCTACAACgggtacatatatttatatataacccGCGGTGGAACgcaatttatagtattattgcTTGCGAACGTGAATGATTATTGCTATACGAGTCAGTTTGGATGCATGTTTGTCGTAACGTAACATAATGGAGAACACCGCGTGTACATAAAACAGCAGAAAACCgtgtaattattaagtaagAACTACGAGAACATATTTAGTGTAGGGTACAGTTTAATATATggtatttttcattattctccGGATCTTTGTTAATCGACGAACTCGAGCACCGTTCCCGTCACCCTTCCTTCGTGATCTCGACTCGAAGCGATCGAAAATTGCTTGTTCGACCAACAAAATTGATCTGTCATTGATTTTTCCCGTCGCAGCATAATCGAATCGGCGATTGCAGCGAGAAGATAAGAAGAAATTACTTTCAGCCTTTTCTAGAACGGAAGttgacatttttctattacgtGAACTGTGACACCCGCTTCGAACCTAAT from Augochlora pura isolate Apur16 chromosome 5, APUR_v2.2.1, whole genome shotgun sequence harbors:
- the LOC144470073 gene encoding alanine--glyoxylate aminotransferase 2-like; protein product: MTDRSTIDTQVIIESSGMAESLEQMPKSETIRLRDRHIGQACKLFYKSNPLKIVRAEGQYMYDERGNRYLDCINNVAHVGHCHPAVVRAGQEQMALVSTNNRFLHDDLVICARRLTSLLPEPLSVCFLVNSGSEANDLALRLAQTHTGNKDIITLDHAYHGHLTSMIDISPYKFNKPNGPGKKDWVHVAPCPDVYRGKYRETDYPGEDLGVKYANDVRDICQNLESQGKGVCAYIAESLMSVGGQILPPQNYFRNVYRHVREHGGVCIADEVQVGFGRVGTHMWAFQMYGEDVVPDIVTVGKPMGNGHPVAAVITTPAIAASFRDTGIEYFNTYGGNPVSCAIANAVMEVLERENLQENALKVGNYLMSELRKMAKRWTIIGDVRGAGLFAGIELVRDRIARTPATEEARYVVARMRENKILISSDGPDDNILKLKPPMVFSIENVNHLLNVLEEVLQEVDIELQQKYEPVTIIKATISQMDVDTDSGNRTADKPLLVRAN